One Thalassotalea hakodatensis DNA segment encodes these proteins:
- the ndk gene encoding nucleoside-diphosphate kinase yields MAIERTFSIVKPDAVAKNVIGQIYNRFETAGLTIIASKMVHLSKEQAEGFYAEHSERPFFGALVEFMTSGPVMVQVLEGEGAVLKNREIMGATNPAEALAGTLRADYANSIDENAVHGSDAVESAAREIAYFFSDDEICARTR; encoded by the coding sequence ATGGCTATCGAACGTACTTTTTCTATCGTAAAACCTGATGCAGTAGCAAAAAATGTTATTGGTCAAATCTACAACCGCTTTGAAACTGCTGGCTTAACTATTATTGCTTCAAAAATGGTTCATCTTTCTAAAGAACAAGCTGAAGGCTTCTATGCTGAGCACAGCGAACGTCCTTTCTTTGGTGCTTTAGTTGAATTCATGACTTCTGGCCCAGTGATGGTTCAAGTACTTGAAGGTGAAGGTGCAGTATTAAAAAATCGTGAAATCATGGGTGCTACTAATCCTGCTGAAGCATTAGCAGGTACTTTACGTGCAGATTATGCAAACTCTATCGACGAAAATGCTGTTCACGGCTCAGACGCTGTAGAATCAGCGGCTCGCGAAATCGCGTATTTCTTCTCTGATGACGAGATTTGCGCACGCACTCGTTAA
- a CDS encoding NAD-dependent malic enzyme — MTTNKQRPLYIPYSGPNLLETPLLNKGSAFSREERKQFNLTGLLPPSYETIDEQVERCYMQYSSFRTNLNKHIYLRAIHDKNETLFFKLVQAHLAEMMPIIYTPTVGDACEKFSDIYRSNRGLFISYEDRHDIDDILRNATKNKVKIIVVTDGERILGLGDQGIGGMGIPIGKLSLYTACGGISPAYCLPVMLDVGTNNEKLLNDPMYMGTRKPRIDQQAYDEFVDLFVQAVKRRWPHVMLQFEDFAQPNAMPLLNRYKDQICCFNDDIQGTASVTVGTLLAACRIKGGQLSKQKVVFVGAGSAGCGIAEQIIAQMISEGAAPAQARSQVYMIDRHGLVTQGMGGLRDFQEKLGQQRSAIASWKIAGEYATLQETVEQAQPDILIGVSGVAGLFTEHVIKAMTVYNDKPIIFPLSNPVRQVEATPEQVINWTEGKAIVATGSPFEPVEHKGDIFPVAQCNNSYIFPGLGLAVVAANINRITDEMLMVASKTLAKASPLANTGKGELLPPLTEIANLSKEIAFAVAQVAFDQDLALRIDDDALTAKIERNFWQPAYRQYRRCSL, encoded by the coding sequence ATGACAACAAACAAACAACGCCCTCTATATATTCCCTATTCAGGCCCTAATTTATTAGAAACCCCTTTACTTAATAAGGGGTCTGCTTTTTCTCGTGAAGAACGTAAACAATTCAATTTAACTGGTTTATTACCTCCGTCGTACGAAACGATTGATGAACAAGTTGAACGTTGCTATATGCAATATAGTAGTTTCCGCACTAATTTAAATAAGCATATATACCTGCGTGCAATACATGACAAAAATGAAACCTTGTTCTTTAAGCTAGTGCAAGCACATTTAGCGGAAATGATGCCGATAATCTATACACCGACAGTAGGTGATGCCTGTGAAAAGTTCTCTGACATTTATCGCAGCAATCGTGGCTTGTTTATTTCATATGAAGATCGTCATGACATTGACGATATATTACGCAACGCGACTAAAAATAAAGTTAAAATAATTGTAGTCACTGACGGTGAGCGTATTCTTGGCCTTGGTGATCAAGGTATCGGAGGTATGGGGATTCCTATTGGTAAACTTTCTTTATATACCGCTTGTGGTGGTATTAGTCCTGCGTATTGTTTACCTGTGATGCTCGATGTGGGCACAAACAATGAAAAATTACTTAATGATCCAATGTATATGGGGACACGTAAGCCACGCATTGATCAACAAGCATATGATGAATTTGTCGATCTGTTTGTTCAGGCAGTAAAACGTCGCTGGCCACACGTCATGTTGCAGTTTGAAGATTTTGCACAGCCTAATGCTATGCCGCTGCTAAATCGTTATAAAGATCAAATATGTTGTTTTAATGATGATATCCAAGGCACAGCATCAGTAACCGTTGGTACTTTACTCGCGGCTTGCCGGATAAAAGGCGGGCAGTTATCAAAGCAAAAAGTGGTATTCGTTGGCGCGGGTTCCGCCGGGTGTGGTATTGCAGAACAGATAATTGCACAAATGATCAGTGAAGGAGCAGCGCCTGCACAAGCACGCAGTCAAGTGTATATGATTGATCGCCACGGTCTGGTAACCCAAGGTATGGGGGGCCTTAGAGACTTTCAAGAAAAGCTTGGTCAGCAGAGGTCAGCTATTGCTTCGTGGAAAATCGCTGGTGAATATGCAACGCTACAAGAAACGGTTGAACAAGCACAACCTGACATTTTAATTGGTGTATCTGGTGTTGCTGGCTTATTTACTGAACACGTGATAAAAGCCATGACAGTATATAATGACAAACCGATAATTTTTCCACTAAGTAACCCCGTTCGACAAGTAGAAGCAACACCTGAACAGGTCATTAATTGGACAGAAGGGAAAGCAATTGTGGCTACTGGTAGCCCGTTTGAGCCTGTCGAGCATAAGGGGGATATTTTCCCTGTTGCACAATGCAATAACAGTTATATTTTTCCGGGATTAGGTCTTGCTGTTGTAGCCGCAAATATTAATCGGATCACAGACGAAATGTTAATGGTTGCTAGTAAGACACTAGCAAAAGCTTCACCTTTGGCAAATACTGGTAAAGGTGAATTGTTGCCACCATTAACTGAGATCGCCAATTTGAGTAAAGAAATAGCTTTTGCTGTTGCGCAGGTAGCATTTGACCAAGATTTAGCATTGCGTATTGATGATGACGCGTTAACAGCCAAAATAGAACGTAATTTTTGGCAGCCGGCTTATCGACAATATCGTCGTTGTAGCCTGTAA